The sequence below is a genomic window from Deltaproteobacteria bacterium.
GGTGGGTATTGAGATTCTGCCTCTCGCCGAAGGCCACGGTCTGAGGTCCATAATGGTCGACGGCGGCCTTAAGCTTTTGGGCGGCGTAATCCAGGGCCTGGTCCCAGCTCACCCTCTTCCATTTTCCTTCCCCCCGGGCACCCTCCCGTATCATGGGGTAGCGGAGCCTCTCCGTATCGTTCAAAAGGGCCGTACCGGCACTTCCTTTGGCGCAGAGAGCCCCCTTTAACTGATGGGGATTCCCCTCGACCCATTTTACCGCCCCGTCTTCAACGGTTACTTTGATCGGACACCGGACGGTACACATAAAACAGATGCTGTAAATATCCTTGCGCATAAACAAACCTCCTTCGATCAGGTAACGCACAAACAGGACCCGCAGTGATTGGCTCGGGGTTAAGGCTTTTCTTTAAGTACGAAAATAGCTTCTGGTGTCAGGGGTCAGGGGTCAGGGTCCAGTAAAAGCCATTTTTATAATTCGTGGTGCCCCACCCCCACCCCTTCCCTCCCCCATCGAGGGGGAGGGTGAGGGAGGGGGGATTTTTATGCTTCGCGGGGCCCACTGGGCCATAAGATTCAGTATGGTCCATAGAATAAAAAAAACCAATCATTTTTATCCACTTTACTCAAAGACCGCTATGTTGCCTTTAAAAAAGTATGCCCAACAAAATCAGGCCCAAAATAATCAACCCTAATGAGGCGATCCGTTTGACCCACAGGGGGCTGACCCGTTTGGCGATCTGGGGGGCGATATAGCCTCCCAGGATGGCCGCCGGGAACATGATCAGGAAAAACAAAAAATCAAAATTACCAAAGCGATAATGCTGCATGGTCCCCATAAGGGTATTGAAAAAGATGGCCAAAAGCGAGCTCCCCACCACCACATACATAGGCAGCCCCATGCCGATGGCCATGAGGGGCATCATGAAAGGACCGCCCCCGAACCCGAACATGGAAGAGATAATAGCGATTAAGAAACCGCCGATACACCCAATCACCATATTAACCTTAAATTTCTGTCCCCAGAATTCAATTTCCATTATTATTCTCCTTCCTAAGCTTTCTTGGCCTTGGCCGCTTCTTCAGCCCGTTTTTTAAATTCCTTCAATATGGCTTGCTCTTTTTTGTTTTTAGACATATACCCAGGGGTAGTCTGCCAGATAAGCAGGCCGGCCAAAACCAGCAGGATCCAGCCGAATACAAACTTAAACTGGTCCAGAGTGATCAGCTCGGTCAATTTCGGGCCGATGAACCCGCCGAACAGCATGGCCACCCCAACCCCGACGCCGACCTTCCAGTTAATGAACTTGATCTTGGAATAATTATAGATTCCCGTGCCCTGGGAGAACAAGACCGTGGGCATGACCGTCCCGGCCACCACGTTGTGCGGCAACGGCCAGAGCAACACCAGCAACGGGTTGAGGATAAACCCGCCGCCGGCCCCCATCAGGACCCCGAAGATGGCTATGGCCAGGGTCAACAGAAAAGGCCAGAACAGGTTAATGCTGGTCCCGGCATTGGAGAGGTAAACCGTGGGGAAACTGACCCGGTTTTCCAAAACCTGCGGCTGGCTTTTCAGGTTCTTGTCGGCCACGGCGATGATCCGGTAATTGCCGTTCGGGAGACCGGAGGCCAACTTAACCTGGGCTTTGAAGGTTCCATCCGGACTGGTTTCCACCCCGGCGGCCAGCACTTTGCCCACACCGCGGAAACGGGATTTGACCAATTGCATGGACCTCTTTTTGTTCTCTTTTTCATCCATGGCCGGCAGCAATTCCCCCCGGGAACCGGTAACGCTGGCCAGGATCGAGGTCTTGTATTTATCGATCTTTATTTTCCCCGGGGCCGAATAGGCTATATCCGCCCCCAGATCCTTCAGGGCCTTGGAAAAGGACCATTTCCGTCCTTCTTTTTTAATCTCCTCTATTTTCCCTTTCAGGTCCTTGGGGACGATGATTTTATAAAAAGCCGGCATCTCATCGGTGAGATAAAAAATATAAGGAATCTGTCCCGTTTCTTTATCCCGCTTGTTGTCAAACAGGTTGGCCCGGACCTTTTTCTCGGCCGAAATTTCCAGGTAAACCGGTTTCCCCGGAGGGGCCGTGCCCGTCACGTTGATGGTCCCGCCGTTGTTTAATTGGGTTTTATCCACTTGAATGGTAACCGGTCCTCCGGCCGAGAGGGGAGCCGGTGCCTGGACCGTTTTTTCCTGGGCCCCGGCGGTTAAAAAAGTTATGACCGGCAGGCCAACCAACAGAGCCAGGGCCAGGATTCCCCCCTTCCCCAACCCCTTCCATTTTCCTTTTGCCTTCCTCATCCCATTTTCCTCCTTATGATGGATTACTCCCTACAGGCAAGCATCACCGCAGGGGTATTAATGAACAAATATTAAATTCCTATACTATCGAGTTGATCATCCTGACCAGATCCTCATGATCATAAGTCGCTGACATGACCTCCCGGACCTCCCTCTGGAAGGCCTTACGAATCGAGCTAAGGGATCCCGGACCGGTCAGGAGTAAGATTCTGGACCCTATGAAACCGGCTTTTTTCAGCAGGTTCACGGTTTCTCTGGCCTTCTCCCCGTGTCTTCCCCCACTGGCCAGGACCAGATCAGGAAAATGGTCCTTCAACCACTCCACCGCCTCTCGGACTTTTCCAAAGGAGGTTACCTGGTGCCCCTCGCGAGTCAGGAGCCTTTCGGCCAGGGTAAGCGAATCTTTCTCTTCATTGATTGACAGGATAAGGGCCATGTTCACTAAAACCGATTGGACAGATAAACACTTTCCCTGGAAGCAACTTATGTGCCATGGTGGTTTAATATTTATAACCTATTGATAATAAATAATTTTAATGAGTTAAACTTAATGAAGGCTTTGGTGCAATCGGGTGAAATGCAATAATATTATTGCACCCGGAAAGGAATATATGTTGGGGAATGATGAACTCGTAAAAAACCGTCATTCGCGTAAAAAAGCCGTCATTCCCGCGCAGAGCCTGTCCTCGACTCGATCGGGGACGGGAATCCAGACTAATCCTAATCTATACAAACCTGGATTCCCGATAAAGACATTCGGGAATGACGAAAAAATGGTCGCTGTAGAATCAGGATTGGTTGCGGTAATCTTCGGACTTTATTCCGTAGCGTCTGAGAAGTTGCTGGAAGGCCTGGCGTTCGAGTCCGCATTGGCCGGCCGCATGGGTGACATTGCCCTGGTGCACCATCAGAAGGCTCGAAAGGTATTGTTTGTTGAAGGAGTCCAGTATCTCTTTTTTGGCCTCGCGGTAGGGAAGTTCCCTCAAGGTGGGGGGAATAACGCACTTTTCTTCCATCTCGGCCCCCAGATCGGCAGCGGTGATGACCGGACCCCGGCAAAGGATAACGGCCCGGCGAATGGTGTTTTCCAGCTCCCGCACGTTTCCGGGCCAATCCAGCCGGCTGAGTTCTTCCAAAAGGCCGGGGCCGAGTCTAAGGCCTTCCTTGCCGTATTCCGCGGCATATCTTTTCAGGAAGTGGGCCACCAGAAGGGGAATGTCTTCGCGTCGTTCCCGCAACGGGGGCAGGTGAAGGGAAATGACGTTCAGTCGGTAATAAAGGTCTTCACGAAAGCGCTCCTGGGCCATCTTCTCTTTGAGATTTCGGTTGGTGGAGGCCAGAACGCGCACGTCGACCTTAAGGCTCTTTGGGCTTCCCAGGGGCTTGATTTCCTTTTCCTGAAGAACCCTCAGCAGCTTAGTCTGAAGGTTGATGGGCAGATCGCCGATTTCATCTAAAAACAGGGTTCCTCCATGGGCCTCCTGAAAGAGCCCTGGTTTATCCTGCTTGGCGTCCGTGTAGGCGCCTTTGACATAGCCGAAGAGCTCCGCCTCCAGGATAGGCTCGGGGAGGGTCGGGCAGTTCACAGGCACGAAGTTTTTCTCCGCCCGACGTGAGTGCTGATGAATGGCCCTGGCCACCAATTCTTTGCCGGTCCCCGATTCTCCGGTGATCAGCACCGTCACATCCGTCTCGGCCACGGTGCGGATGGTCTCAAAGACACGCTGCATAGCAGGGGAGGTCCCGACCATGTCCTGAAAAAGGTCCTTTTGCCGGACAAGCCGCTGAAGGTCCCGGTTCTCATGGATCAGGCGGTGGTATTCCATCGCCTTCCGGAGGGTCAGGATGAGACGGGTGTCATCAAGGGGTTTGGTGATAAAGTCATAGGCCCCCTTCCGTATGGCTTCCACGGCCAGGTCGATCACCCCATAGGCGGTCATCATCACCACGGTCGGGCCATTCCCATTCTTCTTCAGAAGGGAAAGAAGTTCCATGCCGTCCATCTCCGGCATCTTGATGTCTAAGAGTACCAGATCCACCGTTTTGTCATCAAGGATTCTCAAAGCCTCCTTTGCCGAAAGGGCAGTCAGGATCTCCCAATCCACCTCGGCAGATATAGTCCGCTTCAGCAAGGGCAGCATATCCGGTTCATCATCTACAATAAGGAGGATGCCCTTGTCTTGTCCCGGTTTCATTGCACCCGGTCCTTCAGGCTCGTTTTCCCTTCCTCTGGTTCCTGGATAGGCAGATCAACTGTGAACCGGGAGCCCTCCCCAGGGGTGCTTTCGACCCGGATCTCGCCTTCGTGGTCCTTGACGATTCCATAGCTCACCGCCAGTCCCAGTCCCGTTCCCATTCCGACCGGCTTGGTAGTGAAGAAGGGGTCAAAGATCTTGTGCAAAATTTCAGGGGGGATCCCGCTCCCCGTGTCTTCGAAGGAAAGACGGATATGCCGGGTCTCGGGGTCCCAGTTGGAGGACACCGTTATGATGCCCGCCCTTTCCATTGCCTGCCGGGCGTTCATTAGAATATTCATGAAGACCTGGCCCATTTTGTCCGGGTCGGCCATGGTGGGAGGCAGATCCGGGGCCAAATGACTCTCGACCTGCACCTTTTCAAGGTTGAACTTATTCTCCACCACCGCGATCATTTCCTGGATCAGTTGGTTGAGATTCACCGGCGATTTGGTGGTGCTCGTGGCCCGGGAGAACCGGAGGAGATTCTCGACAATTTTCTTGCAATTCAGGGCGTGTTTCTCGATGACCTTGAGGTCATTGGTGATCGGTGTGGCCGGATCGATCTCTTTCAGAATAAGACGGGTATATCCCAGTACAAGACCCAGGGGATTGTTGATCTCGTGGGCTATCCCGGCCGAGAGCTGGCCGAGAGAGGCCAACTTGTCGGCCTGCAGGAGTTGGATCTCCATCTGTTTCCGGGAGGTGATATCCTTGACGATGCCTTCGAAACCGGCAGGCAGGCCTTCACCCCCACGGGTCACGGTACCGGAAAAAAGCACTATGTATTCATTCCCCTTCTTGGTCTTTAAACGGAGTTCGACGTCCTTTAAAAATCCCTTTTCCTCCAGTCCGTTTCTGACCGCAGCGGCGACAGCCTGGTCCAGGAAAAACTCCTTGAAAAGATTTTGGCCCACCAGGTCGCCTCTATCCTGGAAGCCCAGCATCTCCACCCCGGAGAAATTCATGTCCAGGATGGTCCCCTCCTCATCGCAGATAAAGAGCATGTCCTTGGAATTCTCAAAGACCCGCCGGTACTTTTCTTCGGAGGCGCCCAATTCCCTGGTCCTCGATTCCACTATCTTTTCCAGGTTCACGTTGAGCTGGGCGATCTCGTCATGAGCCTTTTCGATCGTAGTCTTGTCCAGAAGCATGCGTTGATAGGTCCGGTAGACCCGGCTGAAAAACAGGGTAATGGCCCCGGCTATTACAAAGGTGATGGTGTTCAGAGAACCGCTGACCGGCTTCAGGAGACGCCACACCGGTCCAAGGTCCGCGGCCAGGAGGGCATGTTTGACGATGTGGCCGAAGGACCTTGAAAAGGCGAAGACGAGAAGGCCGGAGCAAAACCAGACCAGGTAGGTCCACATGATATTCTGCGGGTCCTTTCGTCTCAGAATCAAGGCCTGGTGAACAGACAGCACCGCTAACAGGATCATGGTCGCTGAACCGACCATATCCACGGCTTCAACGAAGGCCATGGGCAGGACCCTGGGGCTCAAGAGCCTTCCTCCGGGGAATCGGCTGCCAGCTTTTTCAACCCTAAAAACAGCAGGACCATGGCCGGAACACAGAGAAAATGGTCCAGTTTAAGAAAGAAATAGAGGTAAGACAGAAGAAGCCCGTTGCCGGCAACCAATTCCCTGGATGAAGGCGGGCCGACAAAACGGCTTTCACTGAGCCACAATTCCACCTCATGACCGGCAATAGCATCTATATTCCATAGGATAAAAAAGAAACAGCTTACCTGTATGAGACGCCATCCCCTCTTATCCACCAGGCGGCTCTTCTGGAGCCAGAAGGCAAATACAACCATGCTCAGGATAAAAAAGAGATGTCCCAACTGGTGCGAGTAGAGACCTTCCTCCGGGGTGGCATGGGCCTGGAGTCCAAAGGCATTCCCTGAGGAACTGAGAAGGCAGGCCAAGCCCAGAAACAGGCATCGGTAAGCCTGGGCGGCAGTCAGTTTGTATCGCCTCTGAAACCTTGCTTCATTCATGCTTTTTCCGTTGTTCCAGTCGCCAACAAACCCATTTTTGGCGGAACCTTGCCGCAATAAAACTCTTGCAGATTTTCCATTCAGAGGGCATTCTTAATTTAATCATGAATTCAATGAGAAGGATAGAATATTTCCCTTCTTGAATGCAACTTTTTTCTTGCACCACCCGGAAGCGCCACGAATTATGAAAGCGGTTGAGAGAGCTGCAATGAAAAACCGGTCAGGCGCTACCGCCCTCTGCCGGAGGCTGAGCCGGCAGGTCTGAATCCCCCTCTCAGGGATTCAGACCTGTAAGATTCCTCTCTGAGATCTCTGCGCTCCCGAGCGTAGCGGGCGAGAGACAAAAAGCTTTCAGATTCCGATCCCGAACGGTATTTTCGTATTAAGCGCTCATGCCCGGTTCGGGCACTACGAAGAATGAAAATGTCTTTCGCCGACCCCCGATCCCTGACCCCCGATCCCTGAACGTTATTTTCGTACTAATATTGAGCTAAGAGCGGGCCGAACCGATGGTAAAATTTCCGGCACGAAGCTCACGAAGCAAATCCGTTTCGGTTTCAAGGGAATTTTGAAAAACAGTCACCCAGGTCCCCAGCGCGTTGATATCGTGGGCGTCGCTGCCGGCTGTCCCCCAAAGTCCCAGCCGTTCGGCCACCTTCCCGGCAACCTCGTTTTCTTTTTCCGTCACCCGGCCATTTCTGATCTCAACGGCATCCACGAATTGTAGGCTCTTCTTTTTGCAGGCCTGGTCCAGAGTCATCCCTAACTGTCCCAGACCAAAAACCTTGAATCCTCGAAAAGGATGGGCGGCGATGGAAAAACCGCCGGCAGCCTTGACTTCCTTTTGAAGTTCCTGAACCGTTATGATGCCCTGTATGGGCTTATGAAGACCAAAAACCAGGATATCCCCCTGGGCTGTGGTGATTTCATTTCCCAGGAATATCTTGATCCCCTGGTCACCGGCCAGCCTTTCCACTTCATCCGGATCCCACAATACCTGATGCTCGGTAAGGCAAAACCCGTCCAAACCGATCCGCCTGGCCTCTTGAACCAAGGCCTGCGGATCGATAGTACTGCAGGGGGATCGGGGGAAGGTATGAACATGCAGGTCTATGCGCATCGGTTCTTCCTTTTACCTGAATCTACTCTCAATAAATTCCTTCTGGTTTAACCCTGGATCCTTTTGAATGGCCTTATTCAGATCTCTCGACAGAATGGCCGGCTCGAGGCATCGGCCGCACTCGATCAGGATTTCGGCTAAATGTTCACAGCCCTGACGTCCGACCTCCCGCATCACCCGTTTGTCCCATCCCGGTTCACGGAGCG
It includes:
- a CDS encoding sigma-54-dependent Fis family transcriptional regulator, with the translated sequence MKPGQDKGILLIVDDEPDMLPLLKRTISAEVDWEILTALSAKEALRILDDKTVDLVLLDIKMPEMDGMELLSLLKKNGNGPTVVMMTAYGVIDLAVEAIRKGAYDFITKPLDDTRLILTLRKAMEYHRLIHENRDLQRLVRQKDLFQDMVGTSPAMQRVFETIRTVAETDVTVLITGESGTGKELVARAIHQHSRRAEKNFVPVNCPTLPEPILEAELFGYVKGAYTDAKQDKPGLFQEAHGGTLFLDEIGDLPINLQTKLLRVLQEKEIKPLGSPKSLKVDVRVLASTNRNLKEKMAQERFREDLYYRLNVISLHLPPLRERREDIPLLVAHFLKRYAAEYGKEGLRLGPGLLEELSRLDWPGNVRELENTIRRAVILCRGPVITAADLGAEMEEKCVIPPTLRELPYREAKKEILDSFNKQYLSSLLMVHQGNVTHAAGQCGLERQAFQQLLRRYGIKSEDYRNQS
- a CDS encoding TSUP family transporter yields the protein MRKAKGKWKGLGKGGILALALLVGLPVITFLTAGAQEKTVQAPAPLSAGGPVTIQVDKTQLNNGGTINVTGTAPPGKPVYLEISAEKKVRANLFDNKRDKETGQIPYIFYLTDEMPAFYKIIVPKDLKGKIEEIKKEGRKWSFSKALKDLGADIAYSAPGKIKIDKYKTSILASVTGSRGELLPAMDEKENKKRSMQLVKSRFRGVGKVLAAGVETSPDGTFKAQVKLASGLPNGNYRIIAVADKNLKSQPQVLENRVSFPTVYLSNAGTSINLFWPFLLTLAIAIFGVLMGAGGGFILNPLLVLLWPLPHNVVAGTVMPTVLFSQGTGIYNYSKIKFINWKVGVGVGVAMLFGGFIGPKLTELITLDQFKFVFGWILLVLAGLLIWQTTPGYMSKNKKEQAILKEFKKRAEEAAKAKKA
- a CDS encoding PAS domain S-box protein, whose protein sequence is MSPRVLPMAFVEAVDMVGSATMILLAVLSVHQALILRRKDPQNIMWTYLVWFCSGLLVFAFSRSFGHIVKHALLAADLGPVWRLLKPVSGSLNTITFVIAGAITLFFSRVYRTYQRMLLDKTTIEKAHDEIAQLNVNLEKIVESRTRELGASEEKYRRVFENSKDMLFICDEEGTILDMNFSGVEMLGFQDRGDLVGQNLFKEFFLDQAVAAAVRNGLEEKGFLKDVELRLKTKKGNEYIVLFSGTVTRGGEGLPAGFEGIVKDITSRKQMEIQLLQADKLASLGQLSAGIAHEINNPLGLVLGYTRLILKEIDPATPITNDLKVIEKHALNCKKIVENLLRFSRATSTTKSPVNLNQLIQEMIAVVENKFNLEKVQVESHLAPDLPPTMADPDKMGQVFMNILMNARQAMERAGIITVSSNWDPETRHIRLSFEDTGSGIPPEILHKIFDPFFTTKPVGMGTGLGLAVSYGIVKDHEGEIRVESTPGEGSRFTVDLPIQEPEEGKTSLKDRVQ
- a CDS encoding sulfite exporter TauE/SafE family protein — encoded protein: MEIEFWGQKFKVNMVIGCIGGFLIAIISSMFGFGGGPFMMPLMAIGMGLPMYVVVGSSLLAIFFNTLMGTMQHYRFGNFDFLFFLIMFPAAILGGYIAPQIAKRVSPLWVKRIASLGLIILGLILLGILF
- a CDS encoding PHP domain-containing protein yields the protein MRIDLHVHTFPRSPCSTIDPQALVQEARRIGLDGFCLTEHQVLWDPDEVERLAGDQGIKIFLGNEITTAQGDILVFGLHKPIQGIITVQELQKEVKAAGGFSIAAHPFRGFKVFGLGQLGMTLDQACKKKSLQFVDAVEIRNGRVTEKENEVAGKVAERLGLWGTAGSDAHDINALGTWVTVFQNSLETETDLLRELRAGNFTIGSARS
- a CDS encoding response regulator, coding for MALILSINEEKDSLTLAERLLTREGHQVTSFGKVREAVEWLKDHFPDLVLASGGRHGEKARETVNLLKKAGFIGSRILLLTGPGSLSSIRKAFQREVREVMSATYDHEDLVRMINSIV